The nucleotide window gtacaatgtacttattgtgtacatacatgttcttacattgtacttatatttgggaaaaaactacatgtaattacatctgtatttaatttctgtaattacatttattattacaatgttgaaccatactttacaccttaacccacccttaaacttacccatacctccaaccctctccctaacctcacccctatcccacctcaatagcagcaaaagtgttctacaatacaatatgaacacaataagtacattgtacttattttcttATGAAAgtgcatagtagttaaggccacctaatataaagtgggaccaatttTAGAATGTGTCGCTTGCATATTTTGTACACATGAAATTATACTTCAAACCTCAGCTCAAGAGCACACAAGTCTGCAGTGCTATTTGCGAATGTTGGATCTATGGTTTCAGTAAACGCTGAATTATGGAATTATCATAGTAACGTCAGAATTTGGACCATAGTTGGCAagcgatgcttttgggaaacaacaCCCCAAGTTGAGATCTGTTGTTCCAAACACACAAGTTTGCGAATGTTCTTTGTTACTGGTTTCAGGGAACGAATCATTGAACTAAGTTGGTAATGCCAGAACTTGCAACAACAGTGTTGCGGTCACATTTGGAATAACTGAATAAGTGCCTTTTGGAAAAACCCCAGGCTGTGGGTGGGGAATTTAACTGACAACTGGACAGGGCTTCCACATAGATTAGTGGGTGTGGCTGTTAACATAATGTGGGCGGAGCTTGTGCCTACAAGTGTGTCTCTGTCACTGTAATGACACTGATAAAATGGCTTATCCTGTGAATGTGCAGTTGCGTCCTAGAGGAGATGATATCATCACACTATTAGCTGTcagacagtgtgtgtttgtgtgtgtgtgtgtgtgtgtgtgtgtgtgtcagaataaaataatttattccaacCAGGCTCAAACAATCGCATCAACAAATCCCATCTCAGTCTAGCGTATTTGACCATAGTGATCACTGCCAGCAGGGAGACTGTTTGTGTGGATTAGAGAGATAAAATTGCACGGCACCAGAAGGAGTTTTTAGATTGACACCCACACTGACCATTTATGAAAGATATTTGAACAGTGAGCCATGGCGGAGGGCCGTGCAGTAGGAGTAACTGATATTTATAGTGATCCTGGTTGGGGATTGGAGGGTATTTGTTGAAATAATGTTGTCGTTATCGGTTCTCATGTCTCTGGGACATTAGGATTAGCGGTAGATAGATGAGATGGGCGTTCAGTCGCTCGCTGCAGAGCTTCACTCACATGTGGAGAAACTCCTGAGTCTTTTACCACAGGCAGAAGATTATGCtgcataaataaacacaaactgacaATTTTTGTGAGGAAATTCAAAACCGCTGCCTTGAATTTAAGCTTTCGGTAAGCAAACATACAACCAACAGCCAACTCCAggcaaatacatacaaaattatgcCTCCATTTGCTAGAAATGACCACTGTGTTTAGCCTAAGAGCAGTTTGCAGTGATAGGATAAAGAACACTTTtgctctctctccgtctctctctatCTTTTTCATTCCCTCTTTTTATATCCCTCTTGCAGACTCGCTAATGGGCTTGCAAAATAGGGTAGAGGTGGCGGAGATGAGCAGCACACCTTTGTGCCTCCTGTTGTTCTAAATACCTCCCTTTTAGGTGGAAAACAGCATTTGAATTCAGAACTGCTCACAGCTGAAATGAAATGCTAATCTCACCCCACGTTTTATTCTTTCCTGTTCTCAACTGCTCTTTGGGCTCGCCATATGCCGTAGCTATCGCAGAGTTCCAGGAAAGCATTCCGGTTCCAGAAGGAGCGCAGCGCTCAGCCTCAAATCAGAAAATTAGCGATATTTCACATTAAATTGAGACATGTTGAATTGCATCCAACTATGTACATAATTActtgtgctgatgtgtgtgtaaTGAAGATTAGATACAGTTTAATGTAGTTATGTATATAATGTGCATTAAAtgagagcttgtgtgtgtgtgtgtgtgtgtgtgtgtgtgtgtgcgcgcattgGTGAATGTTTTTCTGTGATAATGTTTCTATTACTGATTTGCCgtcataaatattaatgtaaaacataCTGACCTTAATTTCAAATCTGTCTGCTGGCAAATCTCTCCCCTCTCACCCACTCACTAACTTATCGAGAGGGACAATAGAAGTAGACATGGCCAATGAACCctcatgatgcttttttttctctAGGATGGAAGAATTGTTGAATGAATGGATGAGTATAGAAATAAATAGATGATGTAGGTGAATGGGCATAATAGATTTAGCCAATCAAATCAGTATAAAGCTTTAATTTCATTTAGATCCTGAAGTGTTGCATGAATTTGAGAGGGAATGGAAAAGTTCAGGGGAAAAGTCACGAGAGAAGGTGTGTGTTTGGCTGACTACCCTGTCAGAGCAATAATGGCtgtttaccattttattttcattggtTTGTAAATTGGAATGGGTCAAACTGgtagaaatggaaaaaaatataactCTAAACAATTAAACTAAACAACCTAGACCCATTATAGATGGGAACTGGAATCTGTGGAGTGAGATATTTTTTAGCGAACAAGCAGTTCAGGTCAATTAAAAGTGTACCTATTGcctgttaattaaaataaagtgactATTAatagtaggtaaaaaaaaaaaatcagtagtaTCAAATAAGATCTACATATAACATGCAGTTTACGTTTTTTACGTTAATGCATAGTATTTATTAGAGTCAACTGACAtggaagtattttttaaatagaataaagtgctttaaattattatacttataaaaataaactattataataatCTTTGCTTGGGTGTAAAATAAATGGTGTCCCATAAATGGTGTAAACtaggaaacaaaaataataataacaggtaGGTGAATTTACAAAAAATCCCAAACATAGCAAATGGACTTTGCCTCCTCATTTCAGAAGCCCCCAGCTTGCTTCTGAGTTGTTCCAACTGCATCATGCGCTGAAGTTGATCTAAAGAAACTTCTAAAGCATGCTGGGAATCTTCACAGGATGTAACCATGGGGTGGAACAGACTTCCACATCTAATTGCTGAGAGTGTTTGTCTACTCTCAAATTAAAGCGTTCTCGCTCCATTCACAGCCATACAAAGTGTTATTCATCTGAATGCTCTCATGAACAGACTAACAGTTTCTTTGTTTGTTGTATATCCGGAATAAAAATGTCCCCCCAACCTATTGACTACACCCCATAAGCATCTCAAGAGTAGTAACCATAGAATTGTACCTTCCTCTctgcatgtatgtgtgagtgtgcacGTGTGTTCAGGTTTCTAAATGATATCTTCTGCATGCTCAGATGCTCCTGAGTGGGTGGCGACACCTCCAGACGAAGCTGATTGACAGCATGGCAGTGATAGCAGGATAGCAGCAATTCTGGGAGTAGAGAAAGTGAGGGGGAGCAAATGgaaagagaaagaatgaaatGATTTGTTTAGGTGAGAACAGTGTGGATTTGTATCTTAAAGTTGGACCTgagtttgaaggttttggaggGACTGAAGACTTGTGTGATTCTTTCTGAATCTAAAACTTAATCAACAAAACATGATAGGTGCATAGTGCACTGATTtgttccttttttcctttttgtttcagGAACCACACagattaaactacattttaaagattttaaagtaaataaaatgatgaTGTAAGTGAAATAGTTTATGCATCCTGTTGTACAGAAAAACAAGTCCCAAAAATGTCTTTATCCAAAGATTTGAAAGgttcagattttaaatatttatggaaACTTTCAGAGGTTCCAAatataaagcactttaaaattCTGAAGAATCTTTTCTTCTGTAAAATATGGTGATTCAATTTAAAACGTGTGTATTGTTCAACTAATGGGGTTTTTCAAAGAGGAGTAAGAGGAGCAGTTGTACTCTGATAAATGTGCAACAGTATACATCAACATCAATTCTATAGAAGAAAATGTAGGCTAAATGAATTCACATTCGATGAGAATTCACTTTGTAAACTGATAAAATGAACCTGTCACCATGCAAATACAAGAACTGAATCAATATTTTTGACTTTTTGAGAGAGTCAGATAAGAGTTCAAGTTTTACTTTTACCAGTTTTATCCAGTTTTGGAAATGAGAAAAGATAGAGGCAGGATTCAAGAGCATTCCAAACACAGTGATGTGCGTCAGTGGGTGGAAATAATGAATGCAACTCAACTCTGTCTTCACACAACTAAAGTTTTCTATTGAAACATAAAGTCTTAAAAAAGATTGGAGCATCTTTCTGAACCCTTGTGTTTCACAATACTTCAAGTTCTCACTGTAACTTTGACTGTAATGTATGTGAAACTCTGAAACACACGTTGCTGTGCTTATTGCCTCTCTCAGGTGCCAAAGAGGTGAATGCCAGTGGCAAGACTTTCACAGTGAAGAGCTCCCTTCAGCTCCTGGTGAACCGGCATGATGACGGTGTGGCCTACACTTGTAGAGTGGACCATGTGTCCCTAACTGCCACCCACGAAGAGACCACACAGGTCTTGGAGGTCCACTGTGAGTACAGCTGGGTCCCGACTCAAAAAATggaaaacaatcaatcaatcagtcagaaATTGTGTCTTGCTTTCCAGTGCAAATGTGTAAAAATtcctaaatcaagatacatttattgtCAAGCAAAATGGCCTTAGATAAGAAGTcgtgttttctgagaaactgatcaaaatgaagCTAAAAGTTAGACTAAAGCCACAAAACacatcattttgatttcattGGGTTCTCAGTAACTTATTAAAGTTACTACGAAAAGTAATTCTGCCAACTTTTAAATCCTGAAATATGGTCTTTTGATGCGAAGATTATGCAATAATTACAGACAGAAATCTGAGTTTTTCTTTGAAGTGTTGTCATTTAATCAATCCACTGAGATGCTGTGGAGCACTTGGGCCTGAGCAACACGTCGCATCATTTACCTTTTGATCTCCGTGGAGTGTCAGTCCTCCACTTGGATGCTGCTGTCTGAAACAATATTTCTTTGTGTGTCTCTGTCAAAGATGCTCCCTATGTAGAGATCAAACACTCCATACCAGCCACACTGGAGGGGCAGTACCTCAAACTGGAATGTGTACCTCATGGAAACCCCTCGTAAGCATTCACAATTTATAAGCATCTTGTTGAGTTATAATGTTTGCAAAGAGCTTTGGGAAGATGCGTTGCATATCTACTGCACCAAGGAGAAATTGCCCTGTGTGCTTGCCTGCGGCTAGCGGCTTATAAGCACAGGTTTGCATTAATGTGATGACTCATGAATGTGATTCTGTTGAAATTAAACAGCTATGAATATATAACCATAAATTCGCATGGAAAACAACATTAAGAAGCTCTTAGCCATTGGTAAAACTGAAGCTAAAATAAGGCCAGTGTGTTCTAATATTCCCAAAGAAAAAGGCTGACAAATCTTTGATAAACTTGGATAATCCAAATTGCTTAGTTTAGCGCTAAAGTTGAAAACTTTAAAACTCTCTCGGTGAATTTTGCATTCTCAAAGCCTTTGCTGCAACTTTGTGGTGTTGTGGTATTGATTTtagcattaaaggggtcatatcataaGGAATCCCAattttccttgatcttttgagaTCAAGGAAAGGAGATCTTTAGTGAAAAGTCTTGCACTAGgaaaacatactgtaactttCAGAACTCAAACCCTTCAGAACTTTTCGCTGTAAAAAAGACTATTTGTTGACACTTAGGCTGAATCTCCATAATATTTCAATATCATATGAATACATCTGAATTCATGCAAACatattttcacaattgtttatgTCAACGGTGCCTTTACAGTGTACAGATACTCAGTCTACCCAGTCACAGTGATGTACTGTAATAATGACGAAGCAAAACCAAGGCTGCCAAACCTTGTGTTGTTACTGGCTGTGTGTTGCACCCACAACTCTACATATCCTTGTGCTTAATGTGCCAAATATTATTACTGAACAATGGGATAATTAAaaccttaaataaataataataaaaataaataaataaataaaaataaaccaaattatGAAAACAGTTTGTGATATGACCTTTTAACGCATGTTCCATCATGGAAAAGAaactgaattttgtttttaattagaaGTTAAAAATCAATGTTTCATTAGGCCAGACCCAGTACTCTGGACTAAAGATGGAGGAGAGCTGCCAGACCTGGACCGGGTGATTGTCGAAGGAAGAGAGCTCACCTTTATGTCACTGAACAAAACAGATAACGGCACCTACCGCTGTGAAGCTACCAATCACCTCGGCACCAGCCACGCTGAATATAAGCTGGTTGTTAAAGGTGAGTGACAGACAGATTGCATTAACCTGTCTGTTAAAGCTAACACGGCTCTTCCTGCTGTTTTGGAAAGCATCTGCATTGCTAATTAAACCTACGTTTTCACCCTgctaataaatgtcattttattttaacgcCTTTGAAAGATGAAATGCCTTGAAATGATTGCTGCCCtattatatatttaacttaaacgATTAACTCagccaaaaatgtataaattaatggaAATCccttactcaccttcatgtttttccaaactaGTCTGACttacaaattacaaatgaaaGAATTTTGACGGACTGTAATATTCCTTTAATTTGGTGACAGTTTTACAAAGACATATAATCACCTCTGCATCATAAATCTTGTACAAACAATGTGTACATATGCAGCAGGCCACTTTTCTCGGCCCTTTCTTTGACTTCATTTAAGAGAATGAGTTTCACACACTTAGCATAACAGCAAAGCATGGTTGGTCTCGATACACCCTGATGTTCAGAGGCTACACTGCGTCCACATCTGCCATCTCTTTCATCAGAGGCAGCTGTGCGGATATGCTCACAGGATAAGAATGGATATGACTGTGTGCATCAAGCGGAAGAGTCTCTCCAGACCCCCTGCTTGTGCCTCTGCCTTCTTGACACTAAACCCCTCCAGGCTGGAAAATCCTTCCTCCACCTCTCCGTTCGAGAAGTTTCTTTATTCTCCTTTTATCTCTGCTTTTGCATTCTCCCACAGTGCATCTTAAGAagatttaattagcttttatggTGCGGTGTAGGGGTCCAGCCAGTGGCTCAATTAAATGCCAGTAGACTAACAACAAGGAGAACTAAAGCTCTTAATAATGTTGATACTATAAAATTGACACCTCTGTAGGAATAAAAACTTAATTGGGTGTCACAAATATAAAGCACCATGTCTGAATTCATTACTGTCTTTTTAAATGGCAAAACATGATGCCGTCCTTCCAACAGTGATTAGCACAAAACCTGGAGCAATATAATGGTCAATCTTTCATCAGATCACCTACCTTGTATCGTGCCAATTGAAAACGAAATATCACCTGTTCAATATGCAGCCGATCGCTTTATATTCTAGGCCGAGGTCTACCATGTCAGTGGGGGACTTGAGTGAGAATTATAgtcaatattattattcaaatctCACCCCTAATTAAAATTGggccatgacatttaaaaaagatattaGAGCAGGCCAATAGTATCTAGACTGTTTGAACAGGTTTGaacactttaataaatctctatatCCCTCCAACTAAAACATGGGACCAAACCAAAATTGCATGATCTGCTAGTTCCATTTCTGCAACACCAGTTCATCAAACAGcgaaataataaatgttgttaaaaGTTTTCCAAACCTCTACCGTCTACCACTGGTTGGTCAAACCAATAGCAGGCTCACTCTATTGGTTGAGTTAGTGTTGCTATGCTGGGCTGACCGCATGATCAAAACGAAATAAAATTgcttatttgtattaattataataatacattttatttagtctAGTGCCTTTAAGAGGGTACTTttctcaaagcgctttacaattacAACAGAAGTAAATAGACataaaacttttcaaaaaaaatttttttttcaaaatttcaaaaaaactaatttcctTCCATAATGTCAGCCGAGAGAGAATTCCACAATTTGGGGGCATGAGTTGAAAATGCCCAATCACCTCCAGAACACAGCCATTTTTTAGGAATGACTAAAAGACAACTCGAGAAGATTTCGGCTAGATGTATAAGGAATTAAAAGCTCAGCCAAGTACTGAGGAGCCAGACCATGCAGTGACTGGTATGTTAACATAACTTTCAAATCAAAAATGAAAGTCTCTGCATATTAATCCAGCATagatttttatctatttaaatatttatttatttacacccaAAACATTACTCATACTTTTCCGCCACACAGAGAAATGCTTGCAACATAGTTTGGCACAACTCATATTTTTCTCTGAGGATTAAAAAAATCTAGCCGTTTATGAATGTGGGCTCATGGAACCTGTGGTCTGTCTAATTTCTAGTTAGCCAGGGCTGGTAGCTGCTGTGCAATTTTGAGCTATCAGTATGATTACTCTGCTTGTCTGCTTGAGTCCATTAGTACGAAGGCAGACTGGTGATTTAGCTTGTCAACTTGAGCCCAACTCTCCTCTTGGGCCCTTATCATTGGACTAAACATGCTTTATGCATGCAAAGAGCTGCCAGCATTACACTGATTGCCGAACCAAAATCAATTTCAAGAGCCTTGAATGATACCTGCTGCTTAAAGCATAAATCACTCAATTTAAACTGCACCTTGAGATTAAAATAGATTAGTGTGAACTTTGCTTCTGCATAAGAACATTTTAGCTTGGCCCtctttaaaacaaaacagtatTCAGGGATCAGAGATAGATCCTGACATACATTCAACAAAggtgttaatgtttttttcattatccataaaaatgtatggaaaataaaacatacatgttgtacaataaataatcattatCCGCTACAATTTTCTGTCATGCTCTATGTAATAATCAAGTAAATACAATCACACTAGAGACCTGACACAAAcgcaaattaattaatttccttTATTGTGTAACAATTAGCATTTAAGCTATCAGTGGAGTATTTATCACCATTTTGACCAGTTTTGATCTGGTCTGGCTCCCAGACTTTCCTAAATTAACTTCACCCATGTAGTAAGGGTTGGCTGAAAAGCCTGTAGTTATCCACATACTGtactataaaaaatgaaaaaacctCCTGACCTCCTGTCTAAAAAGCTTTACATTTACAGGAAAACACCAGCCGAGTAGCATCTGCTCTTTTACATTCTTAAAGATGCACTAATACTAAGCTCTGATTATTAACTACCCTGATATTAAGATATATTATCAGGGACAAAAGGCTTGTTATGGTGATTGTTTTTCACACTTTGTCCTGCATGTCAGCCGTGCAGACCTTTTGATAGTTCATCAAATATTGATGCTTTTCTCCCTGCATGCGGCTTGTTTTTTCCCACCGTTTTGTGAGCAAAACTGTCACTTTGCAATGTTTGATATATTATAAACAAACCAAACCCATTATCCGTAAACATCATAAAGAAAGACATACATTTCTGGAATGTCAGGTGTCCTGTGCACGctgtttatttcaataatttattaagGTGTCCATTGTTAAATTATACCCATTCAGTTTTTGTATGCATTCTGTCAGCATGACAACTATTGGGTTTCATTTGTTCCATTGTTATAGGAATGTTTTCTTCACCTTGTCAACACACACCCAGCCATGTTTTGTCTTTTATCTGTCcttttttgtttacatgtttgttGCCATTGTTGTTTGTCATGTACAACAGATGCCCCCACCACATCGTCACCATCCACAACTTCCCCTTCACCCACCCTCCAAGACAATACAGGTCCCTTAGACTCCAAGGATCTCAATTCTGCTGTCACCGGTAACAGAGGTACTGTACAACCCCACTGCCCTACCTTCTTTTCCTCCTCGTCTCCCTCACATACAGTACGTCCCTCTCCATCCCTATATCTGTCTTTGTTTTCCCCAAGTGAGTTTCCTCTGACTGAAGTCTAGAGCTCCATGGACATCTGGAGTGTTTTTGTACCCAACAGTCACTCTGCAACTTTGCATGTCCTCGTTTAGTTCCCATCTCTTCCTTCCACCATCCACTTGTTCTAACTATGATTTCTAGAATCTCAAATGGGACAGTTTGAGCCCTTCCTGTGTCTTTATCTTCCATCAATCCATCTTATTAAAGGTatgaatcaacaacaacaacaacaacaaaaattcaaTCCAGTATGCCCCTTTTttcccatggaacacaaaaggataaTTTAAGAGTAAGTTTTTAACActgaaggaaaaaataaatacgttgtgtttattttttattttttttattgctactaaGTTTCACAAATACAAATTCCTGTACAATGTGACATGTGTGTTCTTTAGATCGTTGCAGTGAACGTCCAGTCTCCGGGGTATCAGGGTCAGTCCTGTTTCTTGTATATGAATGCTTCGGCTAAATATAGCCAGTGTGATTTATAAGGTGTATCTAATTTTTTCGCGCTCCCCATGGACTTTCCATAAGGTTGTTTGAATGTCTATCTATTTTCATGCTACTTGTGAGCCGTGCAGCCCTGTTGGT belongs to Carassius auratus strain Wakin unplaced genomic scaffold, ASM336829v1 scaf_tig00009081, whole genome shotgun sequence and includes:
- the LOC113072451 gene encoding cell adhesion molecule 2-like — translated: MSVALRDNRIELVRATSQELTISISEVTLADEGMYTCSLFTMPVKTAKAFLTVLGVPKKPEINGLTKPVLEGDQITLTCVTSGSKPAADVRWFKNEKEIKGAKEVNASGKTFTVKSSLQLLVNRHDDGVAYTCRVDHVSLTATHEETTQVLEVHYAPYVEIKHSIPATLEGQYLKLECVPHGNPSPDPVLWTKDGGELPDLDRVIVEGRELTFMSLNKTDNGTYRCEATNHLGTSHAEYKLVVKDAPTTSSPSTTSPSPTLQDNTGPLDSKDLNSAVTGNRDPNALPGPPDHALIGGIVAVVVFATLCLIIVLGRYLARHKGTYLTNEAKGADDAPDADTAIINADGNHAHAEEKKEYFI